A genomic window from Pocillopora verrucosa isolate sample1 chromosome 7, ASM3666991v2, whole genome shotgun sequence includes:
- the LOC131776396 gene encoding endoribonuclease Dicer-like isoform X1, whose protein sequence is MEKASESKTGGETVENFSARPYQVELLERAKERNTIVCLGTGTGKTFISVMLIKELAHEVRGNYKDGGRRTFFLVNTVPLASQQAKAIAKHTDLKVRHYVGEMGVDFWKKPTWENEFNTFNVLVMTAQIFLNLLSHSYILLSQVNLLIFDECHHAKKNHPYRQIMQYFSNCPQRPLPKVMGLTASIVNGKVKPYKIESEIEALERTLRSTCKTSQDDDVEKYAAKPKELVLVYPSQSTDENVNILIKKLSDVLTQGIDLLCNPQVSSCDEHAHRNARLALMECKETLDELGPWAAFKVAEYLIEDLDRACKVQSSREGKMFYEYSAKRLRQLQGTYCNFTESDGSEESGHCYFMPKLQKLLSVFREFANSQHEASEEEVTLCAIVFVERRYTALILSKQLNMAAKLDQELSFIKSNFVIGHGTGAMVNYSSNAEMNFKKQEEVLRKFRNDKKRHEFNVLIATSVVEEGLDIPKCNVVCRFDFPQNYRSYVQSKGRARAKGSRYYMLVDEKEKVEKENELEMLRAIEETLLERCHDRLEPSAEECNESVDTDFLPPYIPVNGKGARVTMSSSVSLLSKYCSKLPGDRFTRPKPVYKVKEIGKDGYKCKLTLPRNCPIREDIIGEPMPSKSQAKMVAALRACELLHKIGELDDDLLPKQTLSDEESDLEEEEAAAESGGKKPKAGTKKRRRQYMRKVPEVFVSSLVQDGQPQFLTTITIQVTKLTQPQEFVVSKPLFLDKTCTFGMLTTKRVPWIRSFKLYPNYGEVTVSLQCHRSPLRVNITKQELNILRKFHLFLFSHVLRSPVEFTPESVDGYFIVMLKASGRSIDFDCMREELSRAPKQSRGNQPIVVDSAVTKSYVESPQKYAVLNVRGDLTPMSPFPEKSQGNTYEKYFRRKYGERGRISNRNQPLVEVKELSSRVNFLVDQKQGTKNKRDVICLVPELCDDIPIRASLLSVSQILPSILQRVTSLLLVADLKAMVTGVRNTTDESTLPPIGAEEGSREAPMKVEDDTWDPEKDDALFPGIRLMFPHSPPSANHPDSFLVLQAITTAHSGDAFNLERLEMLGDSFLKLAVSIHLFCTYSDKDEGKLTRRRTNQISNLALYRAAAKKSLGEYLQNTQLARDVWCPTGCQFGDVPPNRTTGSPPMEVDSWDTVEAMKVDETSESGKKTKLTATEHARQKCNTQMIADKSIADSIEGLIGAYLISCGYLGALRFMKFLGLKVLPEVVVKVDIDPRAENSKSGCYARFWPDQTKITAAQDKGDMVFRLTSGLENFENESISYNFQHKLYLVEALTHASYHENRVTPSYERLEFLGDALLDFLVTQHLYFRHVNLSPGELTDIRQALVNNNIFAALAVKHSYHKYLKHMSPKWFQTVKNFVDRVEDVAEERKDNQLQTVTADPFIIVSEEEEGIEAPKVLGDIFESVAGAIFLDSGMDLTKTWGVYYRMMKPYIDHYSVNIPRNPIRLVYEEDGKADFGKAVTLDDGKIQCTLSVYWGKYTGKGPNKKIAKATAAKLAIEGLKKKSSEENATVYIRQFAEPHKHKTRKRKLNELFTGIPMKIHKCSSNQTE, encoded by the exons ttcCACTAGCCAGCCAACAGGCAAAAGCAATTGCAAAACATACTGACTTGAAAGTCAGGCATTATGTTGGAGAGATGGGAGTAGATTTCTGGAAGAAGCCCACTTGGGAAAATGAGTTCAATACATTCAACGTTCTGGTCATGACAGCTCAAATATTCCTCAACCTGCTGTCACATAGCTACATACTTCTTTCACAAGTGAATCTCTTGATCTTCGATGAATGCCACCACGCCAAGAAGAATCATCCTTACAGACAGATAATGCAGTACTTCAGCAATTGCCCACAGCGCCCATTACCCAAAGTTATGGGTTTAACTGCCTCGATAGTAAATGGAAAAGTAAAACCTTATAAAATTGAATCAGAGATCGAAGCGCTGGAACGCACATTAAGATCTACATGCAAAACAAGTCAAGATGATGATGTTGAAAAATATGCTGCTAAACCCAAAGAACTGGTCCTTGTTTACCCAAGCCAGAGCACTGATGaaaatgtgaacattttgatcaagaaactGTCAGATGTCTTAACACAAGGAATTGATCTTCTTTGCAACCCTCAGGTGTCCAGCTGTGATGAACATGCGCACCGGAATGCTAGGTTGGCCTTGATGGAATGTAAGGAGACATTGGATGAATTGGGCCCTTGGGCTGCATTTAAAGTGGCGGAATACTTAATCGAGGATCTAG ACAGAGCATGCAAGGTTCAAAGCAGCAGAGAAGGAAAAATGTTTTACGAGTACAGTGCCAAAAGGCTGCGTCAACTGCAAGGCACTTATTGTAATTTTACTGAAAGTGATGGGTCTGAGGAAAGTGGACATTGTTACTTCATGCCTAAACTTCAAAAACTTCTGAGTGTTTTCAGGGAGTTTGCTAACTCACAGCATGAAG CGTCTGAAGAGGAGGTGACCCTCTGTGCCATTGTGTTTGTTGAAAGACGATACACAGCACTGATCCTCAGCAAACAGCTTAACATGGCTGCTAAACTAGATCAGGAGCTCTCATTCATCAAAAGTAACTTTGTGATTGGTCACGGCACAGGTGCAATGGTTAACTACTCCAGTAACGCAGAGATGAATTTTAAGAAACAGGAGGAAGTGCTGCGCAAGTTcagaaatgacaagaaaagacATGAATTCAATGTGCTGATAGCCACCTCTGTTGTTGAAGAGGGATTAGATATTCCCAAGTGCAATGTTGTCTGCAGGTTTGATTTCCCACAGAATTATCGTTCCTATGTACAGTCAAAGGGCAGAGCTCGTGCCAAAGGTTCCAGGTACTACATGCTGGTggatgaaaaagagaaagtggaaaaagagaatgaattggag ATGTTGCGTGCAATTGAGGAAACCTTGTTGGAAAGATGCCATGATCGGTTGGAGCCATCAGCAGAGGAGTGTAATGAATCAGTAGACACAGATTTCTTGCCGCCGTACATACCGGTAAATGGAAAGGGAGCTAGAGTAACTATGAGCAGTAGTGTTTCTCTACTTTCAAA GTACTGTTCAAAGCTTCCAGGAGACCGGTTTACTCGGCCCAAGCCAGTTTACAAGGTCAAAGAAATTGGGAAAGATGGTTACAAGTGTAAACTAACACTTCCAAGAAACTGTCCAATACGTGAAGATATAATA GGTGAACCAATGCCAAGTAAGAGCCAAGCCAAGATGGTCGCTGCGCTCAGAGCCTGTGAGCTGCTTCACAAGATTGGTGAACTTGATGATGACCTGTTACCAAAGCAGACTTTATCTGACGAGGAAAGTGAtttggaagaagaagaagctgCAGCTGAGTCCGGCGGAAAGAAACCAAAAGCTGGAACAAAGAAGAGAAGACGACAGTATATGAGAAAG GTTCCTGAAGTATTTGTCAGCAGCTTGGTACAGGATGGTCAGCCCCAGTTCCTCACGACCATCACCATACAAGTCACTAAACTTACTCAGCCACAAGAGTTTGTCGTTAGTAAGCCACTGTTCCTCGATAAAACTTGCACGTTTGGAATGCTGACAACGAAAAGAGTTCCTTGG ATACGATCGTTCAAACTGTATCCTAACTATGGCGAAGTCACGGTATCCTTGCAGTGTCACAGATCTCCTTTGCGTGTAAACATCACTAAACAAGAGTTAAACATTCTTCGCAAGTTTCATCTCTTTCTCTTCAGTCACGTTCTACGCTCTCCTGTGGAATTCACACCAGAAAGTGTGGATGGTTACTTCATTGTTATGTTGAAGGCTTCAGGAAGGAGTATTGACTTTGATTGCATGAGAGAAGAGCTTTCGCGTGCACCCAAACAAAGCCGTGGAAATCAGCCCATCGTCGTAGACTCAGCGGTAACAAAAAGCTACGTTGAATCTCCACAAAAGTACGCTGTTTTGAATGTTCGTGGCGATCTGACTCCGATGTCTCCATTCCCAGAAAAGTCGCAGGGCAACACTTATGAGAAATATTTTCGCCGTAAATACGGAGAAAGGGGACGCATTTCGAATAGGAATCAACCTCTGGTGGAAGTGAAAGAGCTCTCCAGTAGAGTGAATTTTCTTGTGGACCAAAAACAAGGAACAAAAAACAAGCGAGATGTGATTTGTCTTGTTCCAGAGTTGTGTGACGATATTCCCATTCGCGCTTCCCTTCTCAGCGTGTCTCAGATTCTACCATCTATTCTTCAGCGTGTCACCTCCCTCCTTCTCGTTGCCGATCTCAAGGCCATGGTTACTGGTGTACGCAACACAACAGATGAATCAACCCTTCCTCCCATTGGAGCTGAAGAGGGCTCAAGAGAAGCGCCCATGAAGGTTGAAGACGATACTTGGGACCCTGAAAAAGATGATGCGCTTTTCCCCGGCATCAGGTTGATGTTCCCTCACAGTCCACCATCTGCTAACCACCCCGACTCCTTTCTCGTTCTTCAAGCTATTACCACCGCCCACAGCGGAGATGCATTTAATCTGGAGAGGCTGGAGATGCTGGGGGACTCATTTCTGAAGCTGGCCGTGTCTATTCATCTCTTCTGCACATACAGTGATAAAGACGAAGGCAAGCTGACCCGACGTAGGACAAACCAGATTAGTAATTTAGCGTTGTACCGAGCAGCGGCCAAGAAATCTCTGGGCGAGTATCTCCAGAACACGCAGTTGGCTCGCGACGTTTGGTGTCCTACGGGATGTCAGTTTGGCGACGTACCACCGAATCGCACCACAGGTAGCCCACCCATGGAAGTTGACAGCTGGGACACGGTCGAGGCGATGAAAGTTGACGAGACCTCAGAGAGTGGAAAGAAGACAAAACTTACTGCTACAGAGCATGCGCGCCAGAAATGCAACACTCAAATGATAGCGGACAAGTCCATAGCTGACAGCATCGAAGGACTTATCGGAGCGTATCTAATATCCTGTGGTTATCTTGGCGCGTTGCGATTTATGAAGTTTCTGGGGCTAAAAGTTTTACCTGAAGTTGTCGTCAAAGTCGACATTGATCCGCGGGCGGAGAATAGTAAATCGGGTTGCTATGCTAGATTTTGGCCGGATCAGACAAAAATAACAGCAGCGCAAGATAAAGGAGATATGGTTTTCCGCCTCACTTCTGGCctggaaaactttgaaaacgaATCAATCTCGTACAATTTCCAGCACAAGTTGTATTTGGTAGAAGCGCTAACCCACGCGTCCTACCACGAAAACCGTGTCACGCCAAGTTACGAAAGACTCGAGTTCCTCGGCGATGCTCTGTTAGACTTTTTGGTCACGCAACATTTGTACTTCCGTCACGTCAACTTGTCACCCGGAGAACTGACCGATATACGACAGGCCTTGGTGAACAATAACATCTTTGCCGCCCTTGCCGTAAAACACAGCTACCACAAGTATCTGAAGCATATGTCTCCAAAGTGGTTCCAAACGGTGAAGAACTTTGTTGACAGAGTAGAAGATGTTGCAGAAGAGAGGAAAGATAATCAGCTTCAAACG GTCACCGCTGACCCATTTATTATCGTGtctgaagaagaagaaggaatcGAGGCGCCTAAAGTTCTTGGTGACATCTTTGAATCAGTAGCAGGCGCGATATTTTTGGACAGCGGTATGGATTTGACTAAAACCTGGGGTGTGTACTACCGCATGATGAAACCCTACATCG ATCATTACTCAGTGAACATACCGCGAAATCCCATCAGACTTGTCTACGAGGAAGACGGGAAGGCTGACTTTGG GAAAGCGGTGACCCTTGATGATGGAAAGATCCAGTGCACTCTGAGCGTGTACTGGGGAAAGTACACTGGAAAAGGACCGAACAAGAAGATTGCTAAAGCTACAGCCGCCAAGCTTGCTATTGAAGgactgaaaaagaaatcttcagaAGAGAACGCCACGGTATATATTAGGCAGTTCGCAGAACCACATAAGCATAAGACTCGAAAGCGAAAACTCAACGAATTATTTACAGGTATTCCAATGAAAATCCATAAATGTTCCAGTAATCAAACCGAGTAA
- the LOC131776396 gene encoding endoribonuclease Dicer-like isoform X2: MEKASESKTGGETVENFSARPYQVELLERAKERNTIVCLGTGTGKTFISVMLIKELAHEVRGNYKDGGRRTFFLVNTVPLASQQAKAIAKHTDLKVRHYVGEMGVDFWKKPTWENEFNTFNVLVMTAQIFLNLLSHSYILLSQVNLLIFDECHHAKKNHPYRQIMQYFSNCPQRPLPKVMGLTASIVNGKVKPYKIESEIEALERTLRSTCKTSQDDDVEKYAAKPKELVLVYPSQSTDENVNILIKKLSDVLTQGIDLLCNPQVSSCDEHAHRNARLALMECKETLDELGPWAAFKVAEYLIEDLDRACKVQSSREGKMFYEYSAKRLRQLQGTYCNFTESDGSEESGHCYFMPKLQKLLSVFREFANSQHEASEEEVTLCAIVFVERRYTALILSKQLNMAAKLDQELSFIKSNFVIGHGTGAMVNYSSNAEMNFKKQEEVLRKFRNDKKRHEFNVLIATSVVEEGLDIPKCNVVCRFDFPQNYRSYVQSKGRARAKGSRYYMLVDEKEKVEKENELEMLRAIEETLLERCHDRLEPSAEECNESVDTDFLPPYIPVNGKGARVTMSSSVSLLSKYCSKLPGDRFTRPKPVYKVKEIGKDGYKCKLTLPRNCPIREDIIGEPMPSKSQAKMVAALRACELLHKIGELDDDLLPKQTLSDEESDLEEEEAAAESGGKKPKAGTKKRRRQYMRKVPEVFVSSLVQDGQPQFLTTITIQVTKLTQPQEFVVSKPLFLDKTCTFGMLTTKRVPWIRSFKLYPNYGEVTVSLQCHRSPLRVNITKQELNILRKFHLFLFSHVLRSPVEFTPESVDGYFIVMLKASGRSIDFDCMREELSRAPKQSRGNQPIVVDSAVTKSYVESPQKYAVLNVRGDLTPMSPFPEKSQGNTYEKYFRRKYGERGRISNRNQPLVEVKELSSRVNFLVDQKQGTKNKRDVICLVPELCDDIPIRASLLSVSQILPSILQRVTSLLLVADLKAMVTGVRNTTDESTLPPIGAEEGSREAPMKVEDDTWDPEKDDALFPGIRLMFPHSPPSANHPDSFLVLQAITTAHSGDAFNLERLEMLGDSFLKLAVSIHLFCTYSDKDEGKLTRRRTNQISNLALYRAAAKKSLGEYLQNTQLARDVWCPTGCQFGDVPPNRTTGSPPMEVDSWDTVEAMKVDETSESGKKTKLTATEHARQKCNTQMIADKSIADSIEGLIGAYLISCGYLGALRFMKFLGLKVLPEVVVKVDIDPRAENSKSGCYARFWPDQTKITAAQDKGDMVFRLTSGLENFENESISYNFQHKLYLVEALTHASYHENRVTPSYERLEFLGDALLDFLVTQHLYFRHVNLSPGELTDIRQALVNNNIFAALAVKHSYHKYLKHMSPKWFQTVKNFVDRVEDVAEERKDNQLQTVTADPFIIVSEEEEGIEAPKVLGDIFESVAGAIFLDSGMDLTKTWGVYYRMMKPYIDHYSVNIPRNPIRLVYEEDGKADFGKAVTLDDGKIQCTLSVYWGKYTGKGPNKKIAKATAAKLAIEGLKKKSSEENATVYIRQFAEPHKHKTRKRKLNELFTE, from the exons ttcCACTAGCCAGCCAACAGGCAAAAGCAATTGCAAAACATACTGACTTGAAAGTCAGGCATTATGTTGGAGAGATGGGAGTAGATTTCTGGAAGAAGCCCACTTGGGAAAATGAGTTCAATACATTCAACGTTCTGGTCATGACAGCTCAAATATTCCTCAACCTGCTGTCACATAGCTACATACTTCTTTCACAAGTGAATCTCTTGATCTTCGATGAATGCCACCACGCCAAGAAGAATCATCCTTACAGACAGATAATGCAGTACTTCAGCAATTGCCCACAGCGCCCATTACCCAAAGTTATGGGTTTAACTGCCTCGATAGTAAATGGAAAAGTAAAACCTTATAAAATTGAATCAGAGATCGAAGCGCTGGAACGCACATTAAGATCTACATGCAAAACAAGTCAAGATGATGATGTTGAAAAATATGCTGCTAAACCCAAAGAACTGGTCCTTGTTTACCCAAGCCAGAGCACTGATGaaaatgtgaacattttgatcaagaaactGTCAGATGTCTTAACACAAGGAATTGATCTTCTTTGCAACCCTCAGGTGTCCAGCTGTGATGAACATGCGCACCGGAATGCTAGGTTGGCCTTGATGGAATGTAAGGAGACATTGGATGAATTGGGCCCTTGGGCTGCATTTAAAGTGGCGGAATACTTAATCGAGGATCTAG ACAGAGCATGCAAGGTTCAAAGCAGCAGAGAAGGAAAAATGTTTTACGAGTACAGTGCCAAAAGGCTGCGTCAACTGCAAGGCACTTATTGTAATTTTACTGAAAGTGATGGGTCTGAGGAAAGTGGACATTGTTACTTCATGCCTAAACTTCAAAAACTTCTGAGTGTTTTCAGGGAGTTTGCTAACTCACAGCATGAAG CGTCTGAAGAGGAGGTGACCCTCTGTGCCATTGTGTTTGTTGAAAGACGATACACAGCACTGATCCTCAGCAAACAGCTTAACATGGCTGCTAAACTAGATCAGGAGCTCTCATTCATCAAAAGTAACTTTGTGATTGGTCACGGCACAGGTGCAATGGTTAACTACTCCAGTAACGCAGAGATGAATTTTAAGAAACAGGAGGAAGTGCTGCGCAAGTTcagaaatgacaagaaaagacATGAATTCAATGTGCTGATAGCCACCTCTGTTGTTGAAGAGGGATTAGATATTCCCAAGTGCAATGTTGTCTGCAGGTTTGATTTCCCACAGAATTATCGTTCCTATGTACAGTCAAAGGGCAGAGCTCGTGCCAAAGGTTCCAGGTACTACATGCTGGTggatgaaaaagagaaagtggaaaaagagaatgaattggag ATGTTGCGTGCAATTGAGGAAACCTTGTTGGAAAGATGCCATGATCGGTTGGAGCCATCAGCAGAGGAGTGTAATGAATCAGTAGACACAGATTTCTTGCCGCCGTACATACCGGTAAATGGAAAGGGAGCTAGAGTAACTATGAGCAGTAGTGTTTCTCTACTTTCAAA GTACTGTTCAAAGCTTCCAGGAGACCGGTTTACTCGGCCCAAGCCAGTTTACAAGGTCAAAGAAATTGGGAAAGATGGTTACAAGTGTAAACTAACACTTCCAAGAAACTGTCCAATACGTGAAGATATAATA GGTGAACCAATGCCAAGTAAGAGCCAAGCCAAGATGGTCGCTGCGCTCAGAGCCTGTGAGCTGCTTCACAAGATTGGTGAACTTGATGATGACCTGTTACCAAAGCAGACTTTATCTGACGAGGAAAGTGAtttggaagaagaagaagctgCAGCTGAGTCCGGCGGAAAGAAACCAAAAGCTGGAACAAAGAAGAGAAGACGACAGTATATGAGAAAG GTTCCTGAAGTATTTGTCAGCAGCTTGGTACAGGATGGTCAGCCCCAGTTCCTCACGACCATCACCATACAAGTCACTAAACTTACTCAGCCACAAGAGTTTGTCGTTAGTAAGCCACTGTTCCTCGATAAAACTTGCACGTTTGGAATGCTGACAACGAAAAGAGTTCCTTGG ATACGATCGTTCAAACTGTATCCTAACTATGGCGAAGTCACGGTATCCTTGCAGTGTCACAGATCTCCTTTGCGTGTAAACATCACTAAACAAGAGTTAAACATTCTTCGCAAGTTTCATCTCTTTCTCTTCAGTCACGTTCTACGCTCTCCTGTGGAATTCACACCAGAAAGTGTGGATGGTTACTTCATTGTTATGTTGAAGGCTTCAGGAAGGAGTATTGACTTTGATTGCATGAGAGAAGAGCTTTCGCGTGCACCCAAACAAAGCCGTGGAAATCAGCCCATCGTCGTAGACTCAGCGGTAACAAAAAGCTACGTTGAATCTCCACAAAAGTACGCTGTTTTGAATGTTCGTGGCGATCTGACTCCGATGTCTCCATTCCCAGAAAAGTCGCAGGGCAACACTTATGAGAAATATTTTCGCCGTAAATACGGAGAAAGGGGACGCATTTCGAATAGGAATCAACCTCTGGTGGAAGTGAAAGAGCTCTCCAGTAGAGTGAATTTTCTTGTGGACCAAAAACAAGGAACAAAAAACAAGCGAGATGTGATTTGTCTTGTTCCAGAGTTGTGTGACGATATTCCCATTCGCGCTTCCCTTCTCAGCGTGTCTCAGATTCTACCATCTATTCTTCAGCGTGTCACCTCCCTCCTTCTCGTTGCCGATCTCAAGGCCATGGTTACTGGTGTACGCAACACAACAGATGAATCAACCCTTCCTCCCATTGGAGCTGAAGAGGGCTCAAGAGAAGCGCCCATGAAGGTTGAAGACGATACTTGGGACCCTGAAAAAGATGATGCGCTTTTCCCCGGCATCAGGTTGATGTTCCCTCACAGTCCACCATCTGCTAACCACCCCGACTCCTTTCTCGTTCTTCAAGCTATTACCACCGCCCACAGCGGAGATGCATTTAATCTGGAGAGGCTGGAGATGCTGGGGGACTCATTTCTGAAGCTGGCCGTGTCTATTCATCTCTTCTGCACATACAGTGATAAAGACGAAGGCAAGCTGACCCGACGTAGGACAAACCAGATTAGTAATTTAGCGTTGTACCGAGCAGCGGCCAAGAAATCTCTGGGCGAGTATCTCCAGAACACGCAGTTGGCTCGCGACGTTTGGTGTCCTACGGGATGTCAGTTTGGCGACGTACCACCGAATCGCACCACAGGTAGCCCACCCATGGAAGTTGACAGCTGGGACACGGTCGAGGCGATGAAAGTTGACGAGACCTCAGAGAGTGGAAAGAAGACAAAACTTACTGCTACAGAGCATGCGCGCCAGAAATGCAACACTCAAATGATAGCGGACAAGTCCATAGCTGACAGCATCGAAGGACTTATCGGAGCGTATCTAATATCCTGTGGTTATCTTGGCGCGTTGCGATTTATGAAGTTTCTGGGGCTAAAAGTTTTACCTGAAGTTGTCGTCAAAGTCGACATTGATCCGCGGGCGGAGAATAGTAAATCGGGTTGCTATGCTAGATTTTGGCCGGATCAGACAAAAATAACAGCAGCGCAAGATAAAGGAGATATGGTTTTCCGCCTCACTTCTGGCctggaaaactttgaaaacgaATCAATCTCGTACAATTTCCAGCACAAGTTGTATTTGGTAGAAGCGCTAACCCACGCGTCCTACCACGAAAACCGTGTCACGCCAAGTTACGAAAGACTCGAGTTCCTCGGCGATGCTCTGTTAGACTTTTTGGTCACGCAACATTTGTACTTCCGTCACGTCAACTTGTCACCCGGAGAACTGACCGATATACGACAGGCCTTGGTGAACAATAACATCTTTGCCGCCCTTGCCGTAAAACACAGCTACCACAAGTATCTGAAGCATATGTCTCCAAAGTGGTTCCAAACGGTGAAGAACTTTGTTGACAGAGTAGAAGATGTTGCAGAAGAGAGGAAAGATAATCAGCTTCAAACG GTCACCGCTGACCCATTTATTATCGTGtctgaagaagaagaaggaatcGAGGCGCCTAAAGTTCTTGGTGACATCTTTGAATCAGTAGCAGGCGCGATATTTTTGGACAGCGGTATGGATTTGACTAAAACCTGGGGTGTGTACTACCGCATGATGAAACCCTACATCG ATCATTACTCAGTGAACATACCGCGAAATCCCATCAGACTTGTCTACGAGGAAGACGGGAAGGCTGACTTTGG GAAAGCGGTGACCCTTGATGATGGAAAGATCCAGTGCACTCTGAGCGTGTACTGGGGAAAGTACACTGGAAAAGGACCGAACAAGAAGATTGCTAAAGCTACAGCCGCCAAGCTTGCTATTGAAGgactgaaaaagaaatcttcagaAGAGAACGCCACGGTATATATTAGGCAGTTCGCAGAACCACATAAGCATAAGACTCGAAAGCGAAAACTCAACGAATTATTTACAG AGTGA